One window of the Chryseobacterium camelliae genome contains the following:
- a CDS encoding winged helix-turn-helix transcriptional regulator produces MENEETICRGSCSENLSAVEDAIYVIGGKWKLKIIIVLQEFGNVRFNELQRTISGISARVLSNELKDLELNGFVKRIVHSEQMPVLVEYISTDYSRTLKPVIRSLSEWGKTHKQNIKADAF; encoded by the coding sequence ATGGAAAATGAAGAAACAATCTGCAGAGGAAGCTGCAGTGAAAACCTTTCTGCCGTTGAAGATGCCATTTATGTTATCGGCGGGAAATGGAAACTGAAAATCATCATAGTATTGCAGGAATTCGGAAATGTCCGTTTTAATGAACTGCAGAGAACCATAAGCGGAATTTCTGCAAGAGTCCTGTCCAATGAACTGAAGGATCTGGAACTGAACGGATTTGTGAAACGGATCGTACACAGTGAACAGATGCCGGTTCTGGTGGAATATATTTCTACAGATTACAGCAGAACGCTGAAGCCTGTAATCAGGTCACTTTCAGAATGGGGAAAAACCCATAAACAGAATATTAAGGCAGACGCTTTTTAG